Proteins encoded by one window of Acidipropionibacterium virtanenii:
- the arr gene encoding NAD(+)--rifampin ADP-ribosyltransferase — protein MGDPLARPPVPFEVFRPGVYLHGTKATLAPGDGVAAGHRSNFEDGRVSNHVYISQTLDAAEWGAELAVGDGPGRIYIVEPTGDVEDDPNVTDKRFPGNPTLSFRSREPVRVVGELESWTGHSPAQISAMRDGLAELRRRGEAVIID, from the coding sequence ATCGGCGACCCGCTGGCCCGTCCTCCTGTCCCCTTCGAGGTGTTCCGGCCCGGTGTGTACCTGCACGGCACGAAGGCCACGCTGGCTCCCGGTGACGGGGTCGCCGCCGGACACCGCTCCAATTTCGAGGACGGGCGCGTCAGCAACCACGTGTACATCTCCCAGACCCTGGACGCGGCGGAATGGGGCGCCGAGCTGGCTGTCGGCGACGGCCCGGGACGCATCTACATCGTCGAACCCACCGGCGACGTCGAGGACGACCCGAACGTCACCGACAAGCGCTTTCCTGGCAATCCGACCCTCTCCTTCCGCAGCCGCGAACCGGTGCGCGTGGTCGGCGAGCTGGAGAGCTGGACCGGTCACTCCCCCGCCCAGATCTCGGCCATGCGCGACGGGCTGGCCGAGCTCCGTCGCCGCGGGGAGGCCGTCATCATCGACTGA
- a CDS encoding DsbA family oxidoreductase — MRIDIWSDIVCPFCYIGGRHLQLALERFDHADQVEVVWRSFELDPGAVNDPQADLTDQLAAKYQMTRDEAEANQQQVAEAMGAVGLEFNWRDAHPANTFDAHRLAHLAAARGLSEEAQTAFEKAYFTDGQAVGDHRVLRDLAVGIGLDTDEVDTVLTSDRYADEVRADEDRARDHGISAVPTFVLAGQYSVSGAQPVDTLVDVLEQVWNLTEKSPLVPVSGPAGESCGVEGCD, encoded by the coding sequence GTGAGAATCGACATCTGGTCCGACATCGTCTGCCCCTTCTGCTACATCGGAGGACGCCATCTCCAGCTCGCACTCGAGCGCTTCGATCACGCCGACCAGGTCGAGGTCGTCTGGCGGAGCTTCGAACTCGACCCGGGGGCCGTCAATGATCCTCAGGCCGACCTCACCGATCAGCTCGCCGCCAAGTACCAGATGACCCGGGATGAGGCCGAGGCCAACCAGCAGCAGGTCGCCGAGGCGATGGGGGCCGTCGGTCTCGAGTTCAACTGGCGCGACGCCCACCCGGCCAACACCTTCGACGCACACCGCCTCGCCCACCTCGCGGCCGCACGAGGCCTGTCGGAAGAGGCTCAGACCGCCTTCGAGAAGGCCTACTTCACTGACGGACAGGCCGTCGGTGACCACCGGGTGCTGCGGGATCTGGCCGTGGGCATCGGCCTGGACACCGACGAGGTGGACACCGTCCTGACCTCCGACAGATATGCGGACGAGGTGCGCGCCGACGAGGACCGGGCCCGGGACCACGGGATCTCCGCAGTGCCGACCTTCGTGCTCGCCGGCCAGTACTCCGTCTCGGGCGCCCAGCCCGTCGACACCCTCGTCGACGTTCTCGAGCAGGTGTGGAATCTCACCGAGAAGTCCCCGCTGGTGCCGGTGAGCGGTCCCGCCGGGGAGTCCTGCGGGGTCGAGGGCTGCGACTGA